Part of the Pyrobaculum calidifontis JCM 11548 genome, AACATGGCTAACCCAGAGTCGTTGAGAGAAGTGCTAAAAAACATTTAATAACACACCACAACTATTGTACAATGTACTGTGGCGATTTAGCCTCACGGCCCCCAGTCACGATAACCAGCGACGCAACTCTGTACGAGGCCGCCGAAAAAATGGCACAACACAAAGTAGGCCTCCTAGTCGTGGTGGATAAGGCAAATCCGAAAAAGCCCATCGGCGTCGTATCCGAGAGAGACGTCATAAGGGCCATCGCGGCCAAGATGCCGCTAGACACAACCGTGGACAAGGTGGGCACAATGCACAACTTCGTATTCGTATACGCAGACGACCCAATTACAACAGCTGCACGTAAGATGAAAGAACGCAACGTGAGACACGTGGTAGTCTTAGACAAAAACGGGGAGCTATACGGCGTAATATCCATAAGAGACTTAATTAAGGAGAGGGCAGTGCTAGAGATTTTGGCGCGCGACAGAGCCCCCACAAAAGAGTAACCTTTTTTAACACCACTTAAGGCCCCCCACATGCAGAAAATAGTAATAGGAATAGCCCTGGCGATAGTCGCGGCGATCGTGGCCGCGGCTTTAATCCTAACTCAGACGCCCCCTAAGTCGCCCACCCAGCCGTCAACTGGGCAGGGGGGCAAGGTATACGTCTACTCGGTGGAAATAACCGGAGGCCCAAGCATAGTAGCCTACTACATACCCACAGACGCGGGCCTTATCTACGGCGAGAAGGTAAATCTCACCTCTTACTACTTCATGTTCAAAAATGGGGTGATAAACATCTTGGCCAACACCCCCCAAGGCATTCAAAAGGTCACATACTACGAGAGGTTGCTAGAGGTGTGTAGAAACTCCACCACCATAGCCACTGTGGCTGGAGAGCGCATTACTCTGTCAAATAGCCAGTGCTCCCCGTCCACCTCGCCGCTTCCAACGGTAAAATCCTTAGACGAGTTGATCTTAGTAGTCCAAGGGTTACCCGGCCCCACTTCGCAGTCTCAGTGGGTAAAATCCGGCGTAGCGCAGACGCCCTTTGGCCAAGCCACAGTGTACACCAACATCACCCAAGTTCCAATCATGACAGGCCTAAACGCCGTTTTGAACTACGAGAAGCAAGTACTGCCAGACGGCACCATATACCTGCTCAAGGCTCAGTTGGCATATGGAAACCAAGTGGCGGCCACGTTGACATACACACTTAGGAATATAACGGCTATGGCTCCCGAGCTCAAGGCAATTGTCGACGAGCTCTCTAAGGACGTAGTGGCCAAAAACGGCGGCGGCCTCGACTTGCTTAAGGTGGCTGAGAAAATTGGAATGACCTTCGACGGGAGCTGGCCAGCCGCCATAGTCTTCTTCGACTTGCAGTGCCCATATTGCGCCCAGCTCTTTAAATACAACTACACTCTGTTCCAAGGCCACAAGCTCGTGTTAGTGGACTTGGTCGTTCACCCAGAGGCCCTTGAATCGCACCAAAGGCTTAGGTGCCTCTATCAGACAGCCCCAGACCAGGTAATACCGACGCTGAGAGTGTTGTACGACAGATTTCTCGCACGCGACGCCAATTACACCGATGTGTTGCCGAACCAAACCTGCCAAATAGACGTACAAGCAGGTATGCAACTAGCCCAGCTGTTGGCAGGACAGAACGTGGGCACGCCGATGGTGGTGGTTGTCTACCCCAACGGCACATATGCGTTGACTGTGGGCTACGACCCGGCCTCTATCGCCAAGGCGCTGAGGGGTTAGCCGTACCTTTTTATAGCTCTAAAGTATATCACCGCAGCCAGTAGGGAGGGGATTAGCATGAACGCCGTGAGGGCGTACATTGTGGGGTCTCCCCTGCCTCTGGCGGCGTAGTTCCACAGGAGTATCGGCGCTGTGATAAAGTCGGGGCTTGTGGTAAAGGCTGTTTTTATGTAGGTGTCGAAGGAGTTGGCGAAGACTATTAGAAACACTGCCACAAGGGCCGGCGCCAGTATTGGCATAACCACGGAAAAGGCGGTGCGCGCCTCCGAGGCGCCGAGCGTTCTCGCGGCCTCCACTACGCTACGCGACACATATGCCACATACGGCGCAAGCATTACGTGAGCCATAGGGAGGGCGAAGGCCAAGTGGGCTAGGAAGACTCCCAAGGGGCCGTACAAGTCTATGCCCGTGGCCTGTTTTACCACGAAGAGCGCCGCGGCGAAGGCCAAGGCCTCAGACACCTCTGGCATCACTATGGCGCCTTGGGAGAGGACTATGTAGCCCCCGCCGCGTAGGGTGTAGGCCATGAAGACGCCGAGTAGCACAGAGGCGGCGGCCACGCCTAGCGCAATGACGACGCTGTTTAAAAGCGCCGTCCAAGCCTCTCTCCACGCGAATAGGGACTCGTACCACTTAAGCGTAAAGCCGCCCCACACGTAGGGGAGCTTGCTGGCATTGAAAGAGAGCGCCAAAATTACGGCGACAGGGGCGTACAGCGCCGCTATGAGGACCCAGGCGTAGAGGCGGAGAGCCCTCATATGGAGAAGGGCCTAATGGCTTTTACAACTACGTAGGTGGCCAAGAGGGAGAGCCCCGAGAGGGCCAGGGAGAGAATGCTGCCGTTGTAAAAGTCTCTGGACTTGAAGTAGAGGTCCCAGATGTAGCTCCCAAAGGTGTATACCTTCCCAGCGCCCAGAACGGCTGGCATAATTACTTCGCCTAGGGCTAGGAGGAAGACTAACACAAAGGCCGCCACTACGCCTGGCATAGTGAGCGGTAGCTCCACTCTTAGAAATGCTTGAAGCCTAGAGGCGCCCAGCACCCGGGCCGCGTTTACGGGAGTCTCGCTGAGCTTCTCCACAGCGGCGTAAATGGTCAAGAGGGAGTAGGGGAGGTACTCGTACACCATGCCCACGAGCACTCCCAGCGGCGACCCCCAGAGCCTTAGCCCAGTGAATTTTTCCACTATGGCGAAGAGCGTGAGGAGCGAATAGGCCTTGAGAAGCGTTCCAATCCACAGGGGGGCCACCAACAGGGCGAACTCCAGCTCTGTGCCCCTCTTGGCGAGGTAGTAGGCGGCGGGGTAGGCAAGGGCTATGGACACCACGGCGGTCGCAGCGGCTAGGAGAAACGTGGTAGTCAACATGGAGAGGGGAGGCGTCTTGAGCTCGCCCCCGCCCACTGCGTAGTAGCCGAGGGCTAGGAAGGGGAGGTAGAAGAGAAAAACGACGGCCGCGAGCCCCGCCAGGGCTACCTCCTTTATCATTCCTCGAGGAGATACACGTCTTTTGCGTCCCACCCAAACTCCACGGTCTCTCCCACGGAGACGGGCGCGTCTAAGTCCACATATGCCTTGAAGACGTAGCCGTCGGCCTGTATCTCCACTTTTTGGTAGTGCCACAGGAAGGTGACGTCTACCACCTGGCCCTTCAGCCTGTACGTTCCTCCTCCGAGCACCACGTCCTCGGGCCGTATCACGGCGTAGCCCTCTTTCGCGATGCCGAGGAGGCGGGCGGGCACTATGTTTGCCTCTCCGAAGAACTCTGCCACGAACTTGTTCCTCGGCCTCTTATACAACTCCACCGGCCTCCCCACCTGCACCACTTCGCCGTCTTTCATAAGGGCAACTCGGTCGCCTATCTCCACCGCCTCAAATCTGTCATGTGTGACATAGATGAGCGTAAAGCCCAGCTTATTGTGCAAAATCTTCAACTCTTCCAAGAGCTTGTTTTTAACGTCGAGGTCCACGTGGCTAAATGGCTCGTCTAAGAGGAGCAACTCGGGCTCCACCACGAGGGCCCTCGCCAACGCCACCCTCTGCTGTTGCCCACCGGAGAGCTGGCTCACCCTCCTCTCCATAAAGACGTGGGGGTCTAAGTGGACGAGCTCTAGAGCCCACATCACCCGCCTCTTCACCTCCTCCTGTGGCACCCCCCTGACCCTTAGCCCAAACGCCACGTTTTCAAAGACGTTCAAGTGGGGGAAGAGGGCCAAGTCTTGGAAGAGCATGGAGATCTTCCTCTTCTCAGGCGGCTTATCAGTGACGTCTACTCCCCCTATGTACACTCTGCCCCCCGCCAGGGGGACCAGCCCTGCCACAGCCCTGAGTAGAGTGGACTTCCCACTCCCCGAGGGGCCCAACACGACGAGGCCCTCGCCGGCCTCTACATACAAATTTATATTCTTCAACGCGGAAAAACTGCCGTATTTGACGGAGACGTCTCTCAGCTCCACCGAGAGACCCACGAGGGTCACATGACCAGTGTTTATAAACAATGTAGAAGTGAAAACATATGACGCTTGGAAGAATACTGCTTGCCCTAGGCTCTCTACAATTTATTGTCGCAATGCTTGTGGCAGAACAGCTCTACCCAGGCTACAACCCCTTGCACAACTACATCAGCGACTTGGGGGCCCTCAAGGCGCCGACTGCCCCACTATTTAATACAAGTGTAATACTGCTGGGCGTATTAGGCCTCTTGGCAGTTTTCCTCCTTAGGCGAGAACTAGGCCGTGCAGGCGCTTCGCTTCTTGGACTTGCGTCGCTCGGGGCCATGGGCGTTGGGTTCTTCCCCGAGGACTACGGCCTCCCCCACTCCATCTCTGCGCTTATTGCGTTTCTCTTCGGCGCACTGGCCGTGATAGTTATCGGCCTCAGACGCGGCGGCATCTTCAAGCCGCTGGGGATCACACTGGGAGCCATTTCGCTTATAGCCCTTGCCCTCTTCATCCCCCGGGTAAGCACTCCGCTGGGCATAGGCGGCATCGAGAGGCTAGTGGCCTACCCAGTACTTATATTCCTAGCAATATACGGCTTAAGTGGAAAAACGACTGGTAAAAGTAGTAGCGGCAATACCCAGCGGGCATAGACACTTAAGGCTAGTCCTCTTTTTTAACGACGGGGAGGTAGTTGTCCTTACAGAGGCGTTGGCGGCGGGGCTCGCCCGGGCCTATATAGACGTGGTGGCCCACCCCAGGCGGAGGGGGGTCGTGCTGTGCGTGGAGGAGGTGGAGGACAAGAAGCCTGGCTATGCCGCTGTCCAGCTTGTCGAATGTGGAGGTGAGGCCGAGGCTGTGGAAATGGTAGACTCCCTGTTAAAAGGCGGGGGTCTTGCAAAAGATAAGCCTGGCTGAGGCCGCCCGCCTGACCTCCTCCGGGTTGGCGGACCCCTCTGTGGGCCTTTTAACCGCCTCCTCCGGCGACAATAGCTTCGCGCTTCCCCTCTTTATCTCCTCGGCTAGTTGGAAGTACGCCCTGCGGAAGGGGACTCCGCTTAGCGCAATGGCCTCCGCCGTGTCTGACGACGTGGCGTAGTACGTCTCGGCGTCGAGCCTGGCCTTCTCGCAGTTGAACTCCAGCCCCTCTACGAAGTCCCTCAGCACCTCCACGCCCTCCCCCGCAATTTTGAGGATTGCCCAGAGGTGCCGCGTGGCTTCTTGTAGATCTAAGCTGTAGCCGGCGCCTATTTTCGCCTGTACGGCGTACAGCGCGGTGAGGTGGCCCACGGCCTCCGATATACGCGCCCGGAGGACCTCCAACGTGACTAAGTTCCTCTTGTGAGGCATAATGCTACTGGTCGATACGTGGCTGTCCGGCGCCTTGACGTACCCAATAGCTGGGCTATTCCACCGTATAAAGTCGTCCACGTACCGGGACAGCTCCACTAGGAATGACACGACTATGGAGGCGGCGGCTGAGGCAAAGAAGCGGCTCCCAGAGGCGTACAACGCGTTGCCCACCACGTCTTCGAAGCCCAGGGCCTTGGCCAGCCGCCTTCTGTCAATAGGCGTCTTTACCCCGCCCGCGGGCCCCGCGCCCAGGGGAGACCTCTTGAGGAGGGGCTCGACCCCGGCGAGCGCCCTGGAGAACTCTTCCACCAATTCGTCTATGGAGAGGAGGTAGTGGCCGAAGGTAATGGCCTGGGCCGGCTGGAAGTGTGTAAAACTCGGCATGGCGCAATCGGCGTACTGCAACGCCCTCTTGGCCAACGCGCACCGGAGAGCCGCGAGGCCCCTCTTAAGCTCGGCTAACTTCCGCAGAGCGGCTAGCCTAATGGCCGCTGCCACGTGGTCGTTGCGAGATCTGCCAAGCCCAAGCCACCCTCCGGCCTCTTCGCCCACTCTGTCTATTACCCACTTCTCCACGGCCTCGTGTATATCCTCAAAGCCGCCTTTGGCAAGGGCGTCGTAGTCTACTTCGTCAAGCGCCTTGGCGATTCTCTCGGCGGCCTCCCTTGGGATAACGCCGACTTCTGCCAAGTGTGCCACGTGGGTTTTTAAAATCTTTACCACCTCCTCGGCGATTTCCACGTCGTCGGCCATGCTAGACGTATAGCGCCTGACCAAATCCCCTCCTCCGCCTATCCAAGAACGGTAAAAAGCCATGGATAAGAGTGGGCTATATTTGAACTTCAAGCCTCTCTGTGAGGAGCTCGGTCTTACACCTTGGGCAACAGTACGTCACTAGGACGTACCTCTTAGACTGCGCCTTTCTTCCACACTCCACGGGCTTCACGGGTTTTTTGCACGTGGGACAGACCACGGTTTTTTGCCCCATCGCCCCTAGAAAAAGGTAGAATATAAAAAGTCTTGCCAGATATATATGTTATATACCCCTTCTCCGCCTCGCCGTGAGGGAGTGGAGACTCCACATCTCGATGAACCCCCGCGCCTCCTCGTCGGTGGGGTACCACCCCCTGGAGTAGTCGGCGAGCTCCTTGCTGTACCCCCCATGTGGAGACCACCTCCCCACCACTTGTACACTGCCCTTGTAGAGCTTTACCCTTACCTCCCCCGTCACCCACTTCTCCATGGCCTCGGCTGCCGCCTCAAGCGCCTCCCGGAGAGGCTCCACGAAGAGGCCCTGGTACACCAAGTCGGCCCACTGGGGGTCAAGGACGTGGTGTTTAAACCTGAGCTCCCTAGGCGTGAGGACCAGCTTCTCCAAGTCGACGTGGGCGTGGTAGAGCACCACTGCGGCGGGGGCCTCGTACACCTCCCTGCTCTTGAATCCAACCAGGCGGTTCTCGATGTGATCTATTCTCCCCACGCCGTGGGCCCCAGCCAGGTGGTTTAGCTCTGCCACCAGCTTGTCCAGTGGCATCTTCTCCCCGTTCACGGCGACGGGGAGCCCTTTTTCAAACTCCAGCGTTAGGTAGGCGGGCTCGTTAGGCGCCTTCTCAGGCGCCACTGTCCACTTAAAGGCGTCCTCAGGCGGCTCCTCGCGAGGGTCGTCCAGCGGCCCTCCCTCGATGGAGCGAGACCAGAGGTTGTCATCTATGCTGTACTTCTTGTGCTCCTCGCCTATGGGCAAGCCGTGGCGTCTGGCGTACTCCACCTCCTCGGCCCTAGTCATGCCCCAAATCCTCGCCGGCGCAACGATCTTCAAGTCAGGCGTCAATGCCTTTACTGTCACGTCGAAGCGCACTTGGTCGTTGCCCTTGCTTGTAGAGCCGTGGGCCACGGCGTCCGCCCCAACCCTCCTGGCCACTTCCACCACCTTCTCGGCGATTAGCGGCCTAGCCAGCGCCGTGCCCAGCGGGTACTGCCCCTCATACATGCCGTTCATCAAAATGGCCCTCGATATATACTGCTCGGCGAACTCCCTCTTAGCGTCTACATAGAAGTGTTGCACTGCCCCAGCCTTGTACGCTCTCTGCTCAACCTCGGCGAAGTCCTCCTCTTGTCCAACGTCGACGGTTACAGTGTAGACCTCTGCGCCGAGCTTCTCCGAAAGCCACTTAATTGCTACAGTGGTGTCGAGGCCGCCCGAGTACGCGAGGACTATCTTACTCGCCCCGACTTACTCGCCATAGTCCTCCACGTCGCCCTTAAACTCTTCCAGCTTCACAGAACCTCCCTTTATGCGGGCTATATACCGCGCCCCACATGTTGGACAACTCACAATTTCCCCGTCCATCACGTCGTCTGGAAGCTCGAACTCTGTTCCACAGACCTGGCACGTTACCACCAGCTTTTGCTTTGCCATGTACTTCCAATTCTAACTCATTAATAAACTTAACTCGCTCTTATACTCTTTATAAATATATATATCAAACTATATGTTCCTAGAAATGTGAGTTCCAGCACCTCCGAGGGCCGCGTCAATCGGCGAGTCGGCCAAGCCGTTGGAAATAACCACCTCCACACCCCTCCTCGCCGCCTCCGCCGCCATGAGGAGCTTGCGCTTCATGCCGCCCCTAACCTCCTCGCTCTTCGCCAGCTCCTCCGCCTCCTCGGGCGTGAGCCTCGGCACAACTCTCCCCCCCAGGATGAGGCCGTCCACATCGCTGAGAATTACCAGCCTGCCCGCACCCGCCCTAGCCGCCACCTCGAAGGCCAGCTGATCTCCGTCTACGTTGAGGAGCTCCCCCTTCTCAGACACGGCAATGGGGGCGAGGACTTTGAGAGGCGGCGGGGCCAGCGCTTTCACATTAACGTCAACGATTTTGCCCACGTACCCCCCGTCCACTACTCTCTGCCTCCCCCTCTCGTCCACCACGAGGACTTTCTCCTTCCTTCTCGCCCTAACAACTCCGCCGTCTGCCCCCGTGAGGCCCACGGCCTCCACGCCTCTTGCAAACAGCGAGGCCACTAGCTGTTTGTTGATCCAAGACATGGCCATGACGAAGACCTTCAAAGTCTCGAGGTCCGTGTAGCGGCTGACCACGCCGCCGGGGTGTGTGAGAAACTTAGGCTCAATCCCCATCCTCTTGAGGAGCTCGTTGACTAGGCACCCGCCTCCGTGCACCACCACAGCCTCGCCTGCGTACTTTGGGAGATTCTCCACCACCTTGCTCAGGTCTTTGCAGATGACAGAGCCGCCTACCTTGACGACGATCATATGGGCGCCACTGGGATATGTCTAAGGCCCTCGTCCTCTGGGAACCCCATGGCTATGTTGAAGGCTTGTACAGCCTGCCCAGCCGCCCCTCTCACTAAGTTGTCAATGGCGGCGAAGGTCACCACCCTCTTCATTCTCGCGTCTAGCTCAAAGCCCAGGTCCACCAAGTTGGAGCCGAGGACGTATTTGACGTTGGGGTAGCGCGAGATGCCGAGGCGGTCTTTCACAATACGTATGAACTTGGAGTCGCCGAAGAGGGCCCTGTAGTACTTCCACAAGTCGGCCTCGGTGGGCATCTTTTCCACAAAGACGTGGCCCGTGGTGAATATCCCCCTCACGATGTCCACGGCGTGGGGTGTAAACGCCACTTTGACCTCCTTGCCCGCGAGGCGGCTTAGCTCCTGCTCTATCTCGGCTATGTGGCGGTGGTGGACAGGCTCGTAGGGCCTAACCACGTAGGTCCTAAAGCTGTGTAAGTCGACCACCGACCCCTCGGCGCCTGCGCCGCTCGACCCTATCTTGGCGTCTACCACAGGCGGCGCACTTATGAGGCCGAACTTGGCAAGCGGCGCCAACATGAGGATCGAAGCCGTGGCCATGCAGCCGGGCACCGCCACCAGCCTCGCCCCCACCAGCTCCTCGCGGTGTAGCTCCGGCTGGCCGTACACCGCCTTTGCCAAGAGGTCTGGGTAGGGATGCGGCTGGGGCCACTTGTACCACTCCACGTAGGCGTTTGGGTCCTTCAGCCGGAAGTCTGCGCTCAAGTCGAAGACTGCCACGCCCGACTCGTAGAGCTGTGGGACCCATTTCACAGACTCACCGTGGGGTAGCGCGAGGAACACCACGTCGGCCTTAAGCGCGGCGTCTATCGTGGGCTCCACGAACTTCAGCTGAGTAAAGCCCCGCAGATTTGGGTGAACCCGGTAGACGTACTCCCCCTTAAACTTCCGCGAGGTGGCGCACACCACCTCCACGCCGCTGTGTTGGAGCAGAATCCTGAGAAGCTCGCCGCCTGTGAAGCCGGAGGCCCCCACTATACACACCCGCTTCATACCAGCTCAGCCACCAGCGCGGCCTCCCCCTTGTCGAGGGGAGGTATGGGGTCCACGTCTAACACATATACCTCTCTGCCGTATTCGCCCAGGGTGATCTTGGCGTAGAGCAGGCCCAGGTGCTTAAGCACCTCTTTAGCGACGCCTTCCCCCGCCTTGGCCGTGGCGAACACCGTGTACGTCCTCTGCGGCTTGGGCACCACCACGCTTACTCGGGCAAGGGGGTTGCGCATGTAGAGGCGGTGTTCTAACACGCTCTTCGCACCCTCCACGCTTGTCACAACTCCATCTATGTCGAGACGCCAGGCGGTCATGAGGAGCCACGGCTTTTCCACCTCCACCTTCTCCACGGCGAAGTCGCTTGACACCACGGCGTGGGGAGGGCCAAACTTGGGGAGCCAGCTGAGTCTGTTCAACGCCGAGGCGATGGCCGCAGGCGGGTTTATGCTCCTCTCAGCGAGTTCGCCGTATGCCACAGCGGTGTAGGGGTTCCTCATTCTGAGAAGGGCTGTCCCGCGTATTCCGTAGATGGGCCTCTCCGTGACGTTTATAACAGTGGTCGCCAGACCTCTGGTGGACAACGCGTCAGCTATATATTTCTCAGAGACTGTGGGGCTGTCCGTGAGAATGTAAATCGCCCCACTTTCCCCTCTGGCCCCAGATCCATGCACCCCCACTCGACCCCCTATAAAAACTTTTTTCTTCGAAAGGGTTATATATAGGGGCTTTTGGTGAGGCTATGGAAAACGTTTCGGGGACAGTGTATACCTCCGGTGTATAAACTGCGGAGAGAGGTACGCCCCAAGCTTTAGGCTGTATAAGTGCCCAAAGTGCGGCGGTCTGTTGGAGGTTGTAGTTGGCGAGAAGTACTGGGCCCCCAAGGGGCGCGGCGTGTGGAGATATGCGTCTATGCTCCCTGTGAAAAACGGCGTGACGATGGGGGAGGGCCAGACCCCCCTAGTTCCCTCCACGCTTAAGCCAAACCTCTACGTGAAATACGACGGAGCAAACCCCACCGGCAGCTTTAAAGACAGGGGCATGGCGCTTGGCGTCACTGTTGCCAAGCTGAGCGGGGCAAACAAGGTGGTAGTCGCCTCCACTGGCAACACCGCCGCGTCGGCCGCGGCCTACGCCGCGAGGGCGGGGCTGAAGTGCTACGTAGTGCTCCCAAGGGGCAACGTGGCCCGCGGAAAGCTGATGCAAGCCGCACTCCACGGGGCCGAGCTAGTGATGTTAAACGGCCTCTTTGACAAGGCGCTTGAATATGTGGTAAACTACGGGACGAAGTACGCCTACCCCCTCAACAGCTTTAACCCGTGGCGCCTCGAGGGGCAGAAGACCGCGGCCTTTGAAATATATGAAGAGGTGGGGTGCCCCGACTACGTGGTCGTGCCCGTGGGGAACGCGGGCAACATCTCAGCCATTTGGAAGGGGTTTAAAGAGCTGTGGGAGCTGGGCTTGTGCAAGAAGTTGCCCAAGATGGTTGGCGTGCAGGCGGAGGGCGCGGCCCCTATTGCGAATGCGTGGGCCATGGGGAAGAGGGCCCCCATATTCCTCGACGAGCCTCACACCGTGGCCACCGCCATTAAGATAGGAAAACCTATAAATTGGCCAAAGGCCGTAGCCGC contains:
- a CDS encoding CBS domain-containing protein, with translation MYCGDLASRPPVTITSDATLYEAAEKMAQHKVGLLVVVDKANPKKPIGVVSERDVIRAIAAKMPLDTTVDKVGTMHNFVFVYADDPITTAARKMKERNVRHVVVLDKNGELYGVISIRDLIKERAVLEILARDRAPTKE
- a CDS encoding argininosuccinate lyase; this translates as MAFYRSWIGGGGDLVRRYTSSMADDVEIAEEVVKILKTHVAHLAEVGVIPREAAERIAKALDEVDYDALAKGGFEDIHEAVEKWVIDRVGEEAGGWLGLGRSRNDHVAAAIRLAALRKLAELKRGLAALRCALAKRALQYADCAMPSFTHFQPAQAITFGHYLLSIDELVEEFSRALAGVEPLLKRSPLGAGPAGGVKTPIDRRRLAKALGFEDVVGNALYASGSRFFASAAASIVVSFLVELSRYVDDFIRWNSPAIGYVKAPDSHVSTSSIMPHKRNLVTLEVLRARISEAVGHLTALYAVQAKIGAGYSLDLQEATRHLWAILKIAGEGVEVLRDFVEGLEFNCEKARLDAETYYATSSDTAEAIALSGVPFRRAYFQLAEEIKRGSAKLLSPEEAVKRPTEGSANPEEVRRAASARLIFCKTPAF
- a CDS encoding argininosuccinate synthase — protein: MVLAYSGGLDTTVAIKWLSEKLGAEVYTVTVDVGQEEDFAEVEQRAYKAGAVQHFYVDAKREFAEQYISRAILMNGMYEGQYPLGTALARPLIAEKVVEVARRVGADAVAHGSTSKGNDQVRFDVTVKALTPDLKIVAPARIWGMTRAEEVEYARRHGLPIGEEHKKYSIDDNLWSRSIEGGPLDDPREEPPEDAFKWTVAPEKAPNEPAYLTLEFEKGLPVAVNGEKMPLDKLVAELNHLAGAHGVGRIDHIENRLVGFKSREVYEAPAAVVLYHAHVDLEKLVLTPRELRFKHHVLDPQWADLVYQGLFVEPLREALEAAAEAMEKWVTGEVRVKLYKGSVQVVGRWSPHGGYSKELADYSRGWYPTDEEARGFIEMWSLHSLTARRRRGI
- the thrC gene encoding threonine synthase, with the protein product MEVVVGEKYWAPKGRGVWRYASMLPVKNGVTMGEGQTPLVPSTLKPNLYVKYDGANPTGSFKDRGMALGVTVAKLSGANKVVVASTGNTAASAAAYAARAGLKCYVVLPRGNVARGKLMQAALHGAELVMLNGLFDKALEYVVNYGTKYAYPLNSFNPWRLEGQKTAAFEIYEEVGCPDYVVVPVGNAGNISAIWKGFKELWELGLCKKLPKMVGVQAEGAAPIANAWAMGKRAPIFLDEPHTVATAIKIGKPINWPKAVAAVEESGGLFVTVSDEEILRAQRLLASRDGLGAEPAGAASVAAALKLDLSGTVVAVVTGHALKDPDVVEISAREVRNADELVELLEK
- a CDS encoding ABC transporter ATP-binding protein; its protein translation is MGLSVELRDVSVKYGSFSALKNINLYVEAGEGLVVLGPSGSGKSTLLRAVAGLVPLAGGRVYIGGVDVTDKPPEKRKISMLFQDLALFPHLNVFENVAFGLRVRGVPQEEVKRRVMWALELVHLDPHVFMERRVSQLSGGQQQRVALARALVVEPELLLLDEPFSHVDLDVKNKLLEELKILHNKLGFTLIYVTHDRFEAVEIGDRVALMKDGEVVQVGRPVELYKRPRNKFVAEFFGEANIVPARLLGIAKEGYAVIRPEDVVLGGGTYRLKGQVVDVTFLWHYQKVEIQADGYVFKAYVDLDAPVSVGETVEFGWDAKDVYLLEE
- a CDS encoding ABC transporter permease — encoded protein: MRALRLYAWVLIAALYAPVAVILALSFNASKLPYVWGGFTLKWYESLFAWREAWTALLNSVVIALGVAAASVLLGVFMAYTLRGGGYIVLSQGAIVMPEVSEALAFAAALFVVKQATGIDLYGPLGVFLAHLAFALPMAHVMLAPYVAYVSRSVVEAARTLGASEARTAFSVVMPILAPALVAVFLIVFANSFDTYIKTAFTTSPDFITAPILLWNYAARGRGDPTMYALTAFMLIPSLLAAVIYFRAIKRYG
- a CDS encoding ABC transporter permease; its protein translation is MIKEVALAGLAAVVFLFYLPFLALGYYAVGGGELKTPPLSMLTTTFLLAAATAVVSIALAYPAAYYLAKRGTELEFALLVAPLWIGTLLKAYSLLTLFAIVEKFTGLRLWGSPLGVLVGMVYEYLPYSLLTIYAAVEKLSETPVNAARVLGASRLQAFLRVELPLTMPGVVAAFVLVFLLALGEVIMPAVLGAGKVYTFGSYIWDLYFKSRDFYNGSILSLALSGLSLLATYVVVKAIRPFSI
- the argC gene encoding N-acetyl-gamma-glutamyl-phosphate reductase; this encodes MKRVCIVGASGFTGGELLRILLQHSGVEVVCATSRKFKGEYVYRVHPNLRGFTQLKFVEPTIDAALKADVVFLALPHGESVKWVPQLYESGVAVFDLSADFRLKDPNAYVEWYKWPQPHPYPDLLAKAVYGQPELHREELVGARLVAVPGCMATASILMLAPLAKFGLISAPPVVDAKIGSSGAGAEGSVVDLHSFRTYVVRPYEPVHHRHIAEIEQELSRLAGKEVKVAFTPHAVDIVRGIFTTGHVFVEKMPTEADLWKYYRALFGDSKFIRIVKDRLGISRYPNVKYVLGSNLVDLGFELDARMKRVVTFAAIDNLVRGAAGQAVQAFNIAMGFPEDEGLRHIPVAPI
- a CDS encoding [LysW]-aminoadipate/[LysW]-glutamate kinase, with the protein product MIVVKVGGSVICKDLSKVVENLPKYAGEAVVVHGGGCLVNELLKRMGIEPKFLTHPGGVVSRYTDLETLKVFVMAMSWINKQLVASLFARGVEAVGLTGADGGVVRARRKEKVLVVDERGRQRVVDGGYVGKIVDVNVKALAPPPLKVLAPIAVSEKGELLNVDGDQLAFEVAARAGAGRLVILSDVDGLILGGRVVPRLTPEEAEELAKSEEVRGGMKRKLLMAAEAARRGVEVVISNGLADSPIDAALGGAGTHISRNI
- a CDS encoding DUF998 domain-containing protein, yielding MTLGRILLALGSLQFIVAMLVAEQLYPGYNPLHNYISDLGALKAPTAPLFNTSVILLGVLGLLAVFLLRRELGRAGASLLGLASLGAMGVGFFPEDYGLPHSISALIAFLFGALAVIVIGLRRGGIFKPLGITLGAISLIALALFIPRVSTPLGIGGIERLVAYPVLIFLAIYGLSGKTTGKSSSGNTQRA
- a CDS encoding DsbA family protein, with product MQKIVIGIALAIVAAIVAAALILTQTPPKSPTQPSTGQGGKVYVYSVEITGGPSIVAYYIPTDAGLIYGEKVNLTSYYFMFKNGVINILANTPQGIQKVTYYERLLEVCRNSTTIATVAGERITLSNSQCSPSTSPLPTVKSLDELILVVQGLPGPTSQSQWVKSGVAQTPFGQATVYTNITQVPIMTGLNAVLNYEKQVLPDGTIYLLKAQLAYGNQVAATLTYTLRNITAMAPELKAIVDELSKDVVAKNGGGLDLLKVAEKIGMTFDGSWPAAIVFFDLQCPYCAQLFKYNYTLFQGHKLVLVDLVVHPEALESHQRLRCLYQTAPDQVIPTLRVLYDRFLARDANYTDVLPNQTCQIDVQAGMQLAQLLAGQNVGTPMVVVVYPNGTYALTVGYDPASIAKALRG
- a CDS encoding alpha-aminoadipate/glutamate carrier protein LysW is translated as MAKQKLVVTCQVCGTEFELPDDVMDGEIVSCPTCGARYIARIKGGSVKLEEFKGDVEDYGE